A genomic segment from Nicotiana tabacum cultivar K326 chromosome 7, ASM71507v2, whole genome shotgun sequence encodes:
- the LOC107804032 gene encoding F-box protein PP2-B15-like, whose amino-acid sequence MAIDESEIMKLDLLPEDCIVQVLSFTSPHDACHASLVSTMVRDAAISDLLWEKFLPSDYRQIISRLVLPINFASKKELFLKLFNPLLIDGGRKTFSIDRISCKKCYILSARELSIAWSTNPLYWCWKPLLRSRFPEGVELIMVCWLEIKGTINTRMLSPRTTYGAYLIVNLAGRAFGLESLPSEVSVKVGGDQESKGIVYLRRNYANSRKQELERVIMRHRVETLRSRVDNRGGKERALTDREDGWLEIELGEFYSDGVNDKEVTMCLREVKGEHLKGGLIVEGIELRPK is encoded by the exons ATGGCAATCGATGAAAGTGAGATAATGAAGCTCGACCTGTTGCCAGAAGATTGTATCGTTCAAGTCCTCTCATTCACTTCTCCTCATGATGCTTGTCACGCGTCGTTGGTCTCGACTATGGTTCGTGATGCAGCCATATCAGACTTGTTATGGGAGAAATTCTTGCCATCTGATTATCGACAAATCATCTCAAGATTAGTATTACCAATTAATTTTGCATCAAAGAAAGAGTTGTTTCTCAAGCTCTTTAACCCTCTTCTCATCGATGGTGGTCGCAAG ACCTTTTCAATTGATAGAATATCATGTAAAAAATGTTATATATTGAGTGCAAGGGAGCTATCAATTGCTTGGTCCACCAATCCCCTCTACTGGTGCTGGAAACCCCTCCTTCGTTCAAG ATTTCCAGAAGGTGTTGAGCTTATAATGGTATGTTGGCTAGAAATTAAAGGAACGATAAACACTCGAATGTTGTCTCCACGTACAACATATGGAGCTTACCTCATTGTCAACCTGGCTGGTCGTGCTTTCGGCTTAGAGTCCTTGCCATCTGAGGTATCTGTAAAAGTAGGAGGAGACCAAGAATCCAAAGGAATTGTATATCTACGTCGTAACTATGCTAACAGTAGAAAGCAAGAACTGGAAAGGGTTATAATGAGACACAGGGTTGAGACATTGAGATCAAGAGTTGATAATAGAGGAGGGAAAGAGCGTGCTTTAACTGATAGAGAAGATGGATGGTTGGAGATTGAATTAGGTGAATTTTACAGTGATGGAGTCAATGATAAAGAAGTGACAATGTGCCTTAGAGAAGTCAAAGGTGAGCATCTCAAAGGAGGACTTATTGTTGAAGGCATTGAGCTTAGACCAAAGTAA